The genomic DNA CGCCCTGCCGCGGCTTCAGGTTCTTCCGGCGCGGATGATCGGGATGGGCGTGCGGCCCGAGCACGTGCGCGTGCCGCTGCGGGCCTGACGCCGTCTGTGCTTCGCTGCGCTCGCGTGACGGCGGCTACGCCCGCGCCCCGTACATCCGATCCGCCCGCCCCTCGAAGGCGTCGGTGAATTTGCGGAAGGCCCGGTCGAACATCGTGCCCATGAGGAGTCCGAGGGTGCGGCTCTTGAACTCGTAGGTGATGAAGAAGTCGACGTTGCAGCCGCCGTTCGGGTCGTCCTTGAACAGCCAGCGGTTCTCCAAGTGCCGGAACGGACCGTCGATATACTCCGCCACGATCTTGAGGTTCGCCGGATCGAGGGTCACCCGCGTGGTGAAGCGCTCGCGGATCGCCTTGTAGCCCACGCCCATCTCGGCGATCAGCACCTGCCCGCCATCGGGCATGTCCTGCCGGCGGATCACCCGCAGGGATTCGCAGAGCGGCAGGAACTCGGGATAGCGCTCCACGTCGGCGACGAGGTCGTACATCTGCTGCGGCGTGTGCTTCACCGCGCGGGTGACCCGGAAGGACGGCATGGTGTTCGGGATTCCTCAGGCCGAGAGCGCGGGCGACAGTTTGGCCAGACGCGCCGCCTGAAGTCGCGCAAAGTCCTCGCCCGCATGGTGCGACGACCGCGTCAGGGGCGTGGCCGAGACCAGCAGGAAGCCCTTGGCGTAGGCGGTGGTCTCGTAGGCCTTGAACTCGTCGGGGGGGACGAAGCGCACGACCTCGTGGTGCTTCTTCGACGGCTGCAGGTACTGGCCGATGGTCAGGAAGTCGACGTCGGCCGAGCGCAGGTCGTCCATGAGCTGCAGCACCTCGTTCCGCTCCTCGCCGAGCCCGACCATGATGCCGGACTTGGTGAAGATCGCCGGGTCGAGCTCCTTCACCCGCTGCAGCAGGCGCACCGAGTGGAAGTAGCGCGCGCCCGGCCGAACCGTGAGGTACTTGGCCGGCACGGTCTCCAGATTGTGGTTGAACACGTCGGGCTTGGCGGCGACCACGACCTCGAGCGCCCCGTCCTTGCGCAGGAAGTCGGGGGTCAGGATCTCGACCGTCGTGCCGGGGCTCGCCCGCCGGATCGCCGCGATGGTGCGGGCGAAGTGCTCGGCGCCGCCGTCCCTCAGGTCGTCCCGGTCGACCGACGTGATGACCACGTGGTGCAGGCCGAGCTTGGCGACCGAATCGGCGATCTTGTCCGGCTCGCCCAGGTCGAGGGCGTCGGGCAGGCCTGTGCGCACGTTGCAGAAGGCGCAGGCCCGCGTGCAGGTGTCGCCCATGATCATGAAGGTGGCGTGCCGCTTCTCCCAGCACTCGCCGATATTCGGGCAGCCCGCCTCCTCGCAGACCGTGACCAGCCCGTGCTCGCGCACGATCTTCTGCGTCTCGGACCAGGCCCTGGAGCCGGGTGCCTTCACGCGGATCCAGTCCGGCTTCTTGGCCTGAACGGGCTGGTCGGGCCGGTGCGCCTTCTCGGGGTGGCGCAGGCGGACCGGCCGCGGATCGTTCTTCAGGGTGTCGAGGACGACGGCCATGGGTCGGGGGCACACCGCGGGCAAGCGCCCCAGGGGCGCGGTCGGGATCGCCCTGACTTAAGGCCCAAGGCCGCGCGCCGCAAACCGCCGCGACGCCGGGCCGCCCCGCGGCGGTTGAGGGTGCGGGCGTTCCGTCAGATCCCGAGCGCCCGGACGAACAGCCCGGCCAGCACCGCCCCGACCAGGGGCGCGGCCACCGGGATCAGCGCGTAGCCCCAGTCGGAGCTGCCCTTGCCTGCGATCGGCAGCACCGCGTGGGCCACGCGCGGCCCCAGGTCGCGGGCCGGGTTGATGGCGTAGCCGGTGGTCCCGCCGAGCGACAGGCCGATGCCCCAGACCAGCATGCCGACCATGTAGGGCGCGACGGCCCGCGGGATCGCGCCGGCCGAGCCCAGCGTGGTGGTCACGAGGGCGGAGATCGTCAGGATCAGGAAGAAGGTGGCGATGATCTCGGACAGCCAGTTGGCCTTCGCCTCCCGGATCGCCGGGCCGGTGCAGAAGCAGGCGAGCTTGAGGCCGGGATCCTGGGTCGCACCCCAATGCGGCAGGTAATGGAGCCAGACGATCACGGCGCCCACGAAGGCGCCGAGCATCTGGGCCGGAATGTAGGTGGCGAGCTTGCTGTAATCGCCGGAACTGACGGCGCCCGCCACGGTGACGGCCGGGTTGATGTGGGCGTCGGCGCTGCCGGTGGCGTTGGCCACGAACACACCGGCGAGGACCGCGAAGGCCCAGCCCGCCGTGATGGCGATCCAGCCGGCATTCTCGCCCTTGGAATGCTTGAGCAGGGCGCCGGCGACGACCCCGTCGCCGAGGACGATCAAGGTCATCGTGCCCAGGAATTCGCCCAGAAAGGGTGATGTCATCGTTTCGTCTCCCCCGTTCGCTGCTTTTTTGTGAGCGTTCAAAGCTTGTGCGAGCGTGTGGCCGCCGGTGGCGGTCACCGATATCTGCGCAGATCCGAATCACCTCCCTCATCCTGAGGCGCCGGAGCGTAGCGGAGGCCTCGAAGGAGAGCTCCAGGGGTCGCGCGGCTGGCTGGAGCCTTCCTTCGAGGAGGCTCCGTCGCACCTCAGGACGAGGGCGTGGGTGGGATGGAGGTGGTCACGAGGCCGTCAGGCCCGCACGCCGCGCGCGGGCCTGACGGCCGTCCCTCAATCCTCGTCCGTCTTCCAGTCGAAGGAGCGCTGCACGGCCCGGCTCCAGGCGGCGGCGATGGTCTCGCGCCGGCCGGCATCCATCTTCGGCGTCCAGCGCTTGTCGACGCCCCAGTTGCGCTTGAGGTCGTCGAGCCCCTTCCAGTAGCCGACCGCAAGACCTGCCGCGTAGGCGGCGCCGAGCGCGGTGGTCTCGGCCACCTTCGGGCGCACCACCGGCACGTCGAGCATGTCGGCCTGGAACTGCATCAGCGTGTTGTTCGCGACCATGCCGCCGTCGGCGCGCAACTCCTTGACGGGGATGCCGGAATCCTTGGCCATCGCGTCCAGCACCTCGTGGGTCTGGAAGGCGGTCGCCTCCAGCACCGAGCGGGCGATGTGGCCGCGGTTGACGTAGCGGGTGAGGCCGATGATCAGGCCCCGGGCGCCCTCGTTCCAGTGCGGCGCGTAGAGGCCCGAGAAGGCCGGCACGAAGTAGACGCCGCCGTTGTCCTCGACCGTGGTGGCGAGCGTCTCGACCTCGGCGGAATCCTTGATCATGTGCAGGTTGTCGCGCAGCCACTGCACCAGGGCGCCCGTGATGGCGATCGAACCCTCCAGCGCGTAGGCCGGCTTCTGGCCGTCGAGGCGGTAAGCCAGCGTGGTGACGAGGCCGGCCTTCGACGGGACCGGCTCCTCGCCGGTGTTCATCAGCGCGAAGCAACCGGTGCCGTAGGTGTTCTTGGCCTCGCCCGGCGCGAAGCAGGTCTGGCCGAACAGGGCCGCCTGCTGGTCGCCGAGGATGCCGGCGATCGGCACGCCCGCGAACGGTGCCCGGGTCTCGCCGTAGACCTCGCTCGACGAGACGATCTTCGGCAGCATCGCCTTCGGGATGCCGAAGGTCCGGAGCATGCCCTCGTCCCATTCCAGGGTCTTGAGCGACATGAGCTGCGTGCGGCTGGCGTTGGTCACGTCGGTGACGTGGAGGCCGCCCTCGGTGCCGCCGGTGAGGTTCCAGACGAGCCACGTGTCGATGTTGCCGAACAGCACGTCGCCGGCCTCGGCCTTCGCGCGGGCACCCGCGACATGGTCGAGCAGCCAGCGGAGCTTGAGCCCGGAGAAGTAGCTCGCCAGCGGCAGGCCGGTGAGGTCGCGGAACCGGTCGCGGCCGCCGTCGCGGGCGAACTCGGCCACCAGGCGGTCGTTGCGGGTGTCCTGCCAGACCAGGGCGTTGTGCAGGGGCTTGCCGGTCTTCCGATCCCAGATCAGCGTGGTCTCGCGCTGGTTCGTGATGCCGACCGCCGCGAGGTCGGAGGGCTGGAGCCCGCCCTTCTCCAGCGCCTCGCGCATCACGCTCTGCGTCTTCGTCCAGATCTCCGTGGCGTCGTGCTCGACATGGCCGGGGGCCGGGTAGATCTGCGCGTGCTCCGCCTGGGCGAGCGCGATGACGCTGCCCTCCCGGTCGAACACGATGAAGCGGCTGCTGGTGGTACCCTGGTCGATGGCCCCGACGTAACGGCTCATCGTTCCCTCCCTTCATAGGCCCGACCGGTCTGCCGCCGGATCGGGTTCGAAAGCATCAGGCGGCCTCGGCCCTGCGGTCGAGGTAGGCGGCGAGGCGCGCGGCGCTCTCCGCGCCGGTGCGCAGGCCGAGCTTCGACCGCCGCCACAGGATGTCGTCGGCGGTGACCGCCCATTCCTCGGTGCGCAGGTAATCGACCTCGGCGGCGGTGAGGCCGCCGTCGAAGGCCTCGCCGAGATCCGCCATGGACCGCGCCGTCCCGACGATGTCCCGGGCCCGGGTTCCGTAGGCGCGGGCGAGCCGGCGGGCGGTCTCCTCCGGCAGGAACGGCTTCTCGGCCCTCAGCTCGGCGAGGAACCGGTCGAAATCCGCGTCCTTCATGGCGCCGCCGGGCAGGACCGCGTCGCCGGTCCAGGCCTTCTTGAGGTGCGGGAAATAGGGCTTCAGCTTCTCGAGCGCGTGCTCGGCGAGCCGCCGGTAGGTCGTGATCTTGCCGCCGAAGACCGACAGCACCGCCGCAGTCCCGCCCTGGTCCTCCACGTCGAGGACGTAGTCGCGGGTCACGGCCGAGGCGTTCTCCGCCGCGTCGTCGTAGAGCGGGCGCACGCCCGCATAGCTCCAGACCACGTCGGCCGGGGTGAGCGTCGTGTCGAAGGAGCGGTTGATGCAGCCGCAGAGATAGTCGGTCTCGCTCTCCGAGATCGTGACCGGGCCGGGCTCGCCCTCGTAGGGAACGTCCGTGGTGCCGATCAGCGTGAAGTCGCGCTCGTAGGGGATCGCGAAGATGATGCGCTTGTCGGGCTGCTGCAGGATGTAGGCCTGATCGCCGTCGAACAGGCGCTTGACCACGATGTGGCTGCCCTTGATCAGCCGCACCGCCGCGCGGCTGTTGACGCCGAGCGTGCCGCCGAGCGTCTCGCTGACCCAGGGGCCGGCGGCGTTGACGACGGCCGTCGCGCGGATCGTCCGCTCGGTGCCGCCGCGCTCGTCGCGCAAGGTCGCGGCCCAGCCGTCACCCTCACGCCGGGCCGAGACCACGCCGGTTCGGGTCAGCACCGTCGCGCCGCGCTCGCGGGCGTCCATGGCGTTTAGCACCACGAGGCGGCTGTCCTCGACCCAGCAGTCGGAATAGACGAAGCCGCGCTTCAGGCGCCGCTGCAGCGGCGCTCCGTAGGCGGAGCTGCGCAGGTCGACCCCGTGCGAGCCCGGGAGGGTGCGCAGCCGCGCGAGGTGATCGTACAGGAACAGGCCCAGCCGCAGCATCCAGGCCGGGCGCAGGCCCTCGTCGTGGGGCAGGACGAAGCGCAGGGGCCAGATCACGTGCGGGGCGAGCCGCAGCAGCCGCTCGCGCTCGGCGAGCGCCTCCCGCACCAGGCGGAACTCGTAATATTCGAGGTAACGCAGGCCGCCGTGGATCAGCTTCGTCGAGGACGAGGACGTGAAGCCCGCCAGATCCCCGCGCTCGGCCAGCAGGACCGAAAGGCCCCGGCCGGCCGCGTCCCGGGCGATGCCCGTGCCGTTGATGCCGCCGCCGATGATCAGGAGATCGTAGGCGTCGGACGGCTCGCGCTGGCCCGGTGCTGCCGCCATGGTTCCTCCGGAGCCGCCCTGCTGGCGGATTGGCAGTATATTGACGCAGCCCTCGGCTTTCGCAAGCGAAAAAATCGATGTTCGTTAGGGTTCGGCCGCGCCGTCCGCCACCGCCAGGGTGACGCCCTGGCGCTCCATGAGCGCGACGATCTCGGCCGGGGGAGGCCGGTCCGTGAAGAAGGTGTCGACCTGCTCCAGGCGCCCGACCTGGACCATCGGGCGGCGGGTGAACTTGGTGTGGTCCGCCACCAGGAAGGTCTTCCGGGCGTGGGCCAGGATCGTCTGCGTCGCCCGCACCTCCTCGTAATCGTAGTCGAGGAGCGCCCCGTCGCCGTCGATGCCGCTGATGCCGATCACCGCCACGTCGACCCGGAACTGGCTGAGCGTGTCGCAGGTGAGCTGGCCCAGCACCGCGCCGTCGCGGTTCCGAACGGTTCCGCCCGCCACGACGATGCGGAACTCGGTCGTCTCGGCGAGGGAGATCGCCACGTTGAGGTTGTTGGTGATGATGCTGAGATCGTCGTGCCGGGCCAGCTCGCGGGCGACGGCCTCCGGCGTCGTGCCGATGTTGATGAAGACCGAGCAGTGCGACGGGATGCGGCTCGCCGCGAGGCGGCCGATGCGGCTCTTCTCCGGCAGCAGGGTCACCCGGCGGTCGGCGTAGTCGATATTCTCGACGCTGGAGGGCAGTCCCCCGCCGCCGCGGTAGCGTTCCAGCCGGCCCTCGGCGCTCAGTTCGTTGAGGTCGCGCCGGATCGTCTGAACGGTGACGCCGAACTGCGCCGCCAGGGCCTCGATCGTCACGAAGCCGCGCTGGCGGACCGAGGCGACGATGGCGCTGCGCCGCCCCTCGACACCGGTCGCCTCGATCCTGTCGTCGGATCTCCGGTCGAGCGGTCGTGACATCGGTGCTCCCTCGCCTTCCGTCAGGCCGCCGCGCCGCTGTACTGATGATCGGGCGATGTTCGTTTGCGAACATTTTCCGGGCGCCGCGGCTTTCGCGCGAGATTGAACCGCGCTGCGTCGTCCCGCAACCGGCGATCGGGCTGCAATATGCTTCAGTCCCGCGCGGCCGGCGCTTCGCCTGTGAACAGGCACGAAAAAGGCCTGCCGCGGGTGCGACAGGCCGAGCCACCCGGGCGACGCCGCCTGCGGCGCGCCCCGGTGATCGCCACTCACATGTGGTGGCGCATCCGGCGATGATGCTTCATGCGCTTGTGCTTCATGCGCTTGCGCATCGTCGGACGCGCGGCCGGAGCGGCACCCTGCTCCATCGCGGCCGCCTCACCGGCGCGCTCCATGCCGCCGCGCGGGCCGCCGGCCTGAGCGCCAGAGGCGTTGTAGGGCGAGTTACCCTGGGCGTAGGCGGAGCCCGCGAGGAGCGTCAGCGACGCGGCGGCCAACAGAAGTTTCCTCATCGTCAATCCCTGGCGTAGACCGGCGCAGGCAAAGCGCCGCGCCTCGTCAGGCGCGTTGCCGCTGCGTCGGAAAATAAGCGGCTCAGACGAGACTTGGTTCCGCGTCATCGCGCCCGTGCGGCGCACAATTGCCGGCAGCGTTAACTCGGCCTATGTCGCGAGCCGTCCCGGCCCGGCCGCGACCGAGCAACACGGAGCGGGTGGCGGTGGCCAGCAGCGGTTCGGCCTATCTCCTGCTGGATGTCGCCGGCACCGCCTGCGCCCTGCCCCGCGGCGCGGTCGCCGAGATCCTGCCGCTCCCGGATCTGCACGCGCCGCCCGCTTCCGGCGGCTGGCTCACCGGCTTCCTCAATCTCGGCGGCACGCCGGTCCCCGTGGTCGACCTCGCGGCCCTGCTCGGCCTGCGCCCGGCCGTCGCGGCGCCAGGTCTCTACGCCCATCTCGTGCTGATGCAGGGCGGCGCCGTCGCGTATCTCGTCGATCGCGCGGCCGACCTCACGATCGTCTCGGAATCCGCGATCCGGCAGGCCGAGGCGGCCGACACGCTCAACGGCTGCGTCGCCGCCGAGCTGGTCCTCGGCGCGCGCCTCGTCCACGCGCTGGCGCCGGAGCGCCTCCTCACCGTGCAGGAACAGGTCCGGGTCGACGCCCTGGCGCGGGCCGCCGCCGAACGTCTGGCCGCGCTGCCGCACGCCGTCTGACCGCGCGATGGCCCGTCCGGGTAATCCCCGTCCCGACCTGGGTGTCGATCCCGCCTACCCGCCGCTCAAGGCGCGGATCATCGCGCGCACCGGCCACCACTACTACATTGACAAGGACGAGCTGCTGATCGAGCGGCTGCACCGCCGGTTCCGCGCCGCCGCCGTGGCCGACTGCGCCGCCTACGCGGCCCTCCTGTCGAGCGGGGCGGAGGGCGAGGCGGAATGGGCCCGGCTCGAGGCCGAGATCACCGTCGGCGAGACGTTCTTCTTCCGCTACGCCGAGCAGTTCAACGCGCTGCGCGCGACGATCCTGCCGGCGCTGATCGCGGCGCGGGCGTCCGAGCGCGTCCTGCGGATCTGGAGCGCGGGCTGCTCCACCGGGGCCGAGCCCTATTCCCTGGCGATCCTGGTGCACGAACTGCTGGGCGACGCCCGGTCCGACTGGCGGGTCTCGATCCTCGGCACCGACATCAGCGTCGAGGCGCTCGCCACCGCCCGCGCCGCCGAGTACGGCCGCTGGGCCCTCCGGACCATGCCGCCGGAGGACCGGCTCCGCTACTTCACGCGGCTGCCGGCCGCGCCGGGCATACGGCGCGAGGGCGGCTACGCCCTCCGTCCGGAATATCGGGGTTCGGTCCGATTCGAGCGCGGCAACCTGCTGAACCTCGTCGAGCCGGGGCCACCGCAGGGCGAGCCCTTCGACCTGATTCTCTGCCGGAACGTGCTGATCTACTTCGACGCCCGGACGGTCGCCGCGGTGGTCCGCGGTCTCGGCCGCAGGCTGAGGCCGGAGGGCTGGCTGCTCCTCGGCCACGCCGAGCCGAGTCCCGCCTTCGCGAGCTTCCTGGACGCCGTCAGCCTGCCCGGGACCGTGGCCTACCGACCGCGCGCCGATGCGCCGCCGGTCGCGCTGCCCGGCACCCCGGTGCCGGATCCCGCCCCTTCGACGGGGCAGGTGCCGGGGCCGCCCGCGCGGGATCCCGGTCCGGGCGCGTCTGCGGGCGCGTCGTCGGGCGTGTCCGGGGCGGGGCTGCCCGACGCTACGGTCGTTCCCGCTCCGGATCCGGTCGCCGCACCCGGGACCGCGCCGGTTCCCGACGCGCCCGGGACGCGGGATCACGGGGCAGTCCTGGACGAGGCCTGCGACCTCGACCGGATCCGCGCGCTGGCCGATTCCGGCGAGACCGGCGCGGCCTGGCGGGCGCTGCGGGCCGCCCTCGACCGCGACCCGACCGACACGGCCCTGCGCTTCTACGAGGGCCTGCTGGCCCGCACCCTCGGGCGCGACGCCGAGGCCGAGCGGGCGCTGCGGGCCGCGCTCTACCTCGACCGCAGCTTCGTGATGGCCCACTACCACCTCGGCCTGCTGCTGATCGCCCTGCAGCGGCCGAGCGAGGCGGTCCGCGCCCTCGACAACGCCGTCGCCTTGAGTCAAGCCCTCGGGCCGGACACGGCGCTGCCCGAGGGTGACGGCGCCTCCGCGGGCGAGATCGCGGCCAGCGCGGCCGCGGCCCGCGCCGCGCTCGGCGGCGTCGGCAGCAGGAGGTCCTGATGGGCGCGCGCCCGAGTGCACAGGACGGCCGTCAACGGACGCGGCCGGAGCGGGACCTGCGCGCAGAGCGCGCGGCCGCCCTCGCCCGGCGCGGTGCCGTCGCGGTCGCGACCGATTCGGGAGACGATCACCTCGTCTGCGCCTGCGGCGGCGAGCGCTACGGCGTGCCGCTGGCGGCCGTCGCCCAGGTCCTCCCGTCGCGCCCCTCCACGCCGATGCCCGGAGCGGTGCCGGCGCTGGACGGCCTCATCGCCCTGTCCGGGCGGATCGTCGGCGTGCTCAGCCTTGCCAGGGCCCTCGGCCGGCCCGAGCCCGCGTCCGACGCCGAGGCGGCGGCCGGCCACCTGATCGTGCTGCGCGGCGTCCATCCCCAGCCCCTCGCCCTCGCGGTCGACCGGGTCCTGGGCATCGCCCGGGCCTCCGGCGCGGCCGCCGCGGAGGCGGCCGATCCCGACCGCTTGGGCAACGAGGCCGCCTCGGTCTATGCCCCCGGCTCCGGAGCAGCGGGCGACGGCCGTCCCGATTTCGTCGTCATCGACCTCCCCCGCCTCCTGCGCCGCGCCCTTCCCTGACCGGGCCGCCTGCCACAACCGGAGCCATCCCCGCCCGTGTCGCTCTCGATCGGAAAACGCATCCTTCTCGGCTTCTTCGCCGTCACGGTGGTTGTGGTGGCGCTCGGCCTCTACGCCCTGGAGCAGATCGGCGCGGTGCGCGACACGACCGACGCGATCGTCCGGCGGGACATGACGATCCTGCGCCAGCTCGACGATCTCGGGAACGAGGCGCGCGACCTCGGGCTCCTGCGCCGCACCGCCGTGATCGCGATGCTGATGCAGGCCCAGGGGCGCACGACGCAGGGCGGTGACACCCTGGCGGCCTGGCGCCAGACCGCGGCCCAGGTCGAGAACCGCCTCGCCACGACGATCCAGCTCGCCGCCCAGTATCGGACGCAGGTCGTGTCCGCCGAGCGCGTCGCGGCCTGGGACCGCATCGCCGCGGCGGCGACCGCGGTCCAAGGCTCGTTCCGCGAGGTCAAGGCGCAGGGCGAGGCGCAGTTCGCCGCCATCGCCCAGCAGGACGTCGCGGCGGTCGAGGCCCGCAATGCGGAGATCACCCGCCTGCAGGCGCCCTTCCTCGAGGGGATCAAGAACCTGCGGACCCAGCTCGACGGCGGCATGGCGCTGGGACAGCGCGCCGCGCAGGAGGTCTACGACCGCTCGCGCCTCTCGATCTACCTGACGCTGGCCGCCGCGGTGCTGTTGGCGACCCTGATCACGTGGCTGATCAGCCGCGCCGTGGTGCGGCCCCTCGAGACGGTCATGGCCTTCGTCGCCCGCGTCGGTGAGGGAGACCTCTCCGGCCAGCTCGCGGCGGGCGGGCGCGACGAGATCGGCCGTCTGAGTACGACGCTGAACACGATGGTCGCGGGGCTGTCGGACCTGGCGCGGACGAACCGCGCGGCGACGGCGGACCTGAACGCGGCGGCGGCGGAGATCCGGGCCTCGGCGCAGGAGCAGGCCGCCTCGGTCGAGCAGCAGTTCGCCGCGGTTCAGGAGACCGCCGCCACGGTCGACGAGATCACCCACTCGGGCGCGCAGATCTCCAAGCGCGCCACGGAGGTGATCGCCACCGCCCAGGCGACTGCGCAGACCTCGCGCCAGGGCCTGCGCGCGGTGTCGGACACCGCCAAGGCCATGGACGCGATCCGCGAGCAGGCGGAAGCCGTGGCGGGCAACATCGTCAGCCTGTCGGAGAAGACCCAGACGATCGGCGACATCATCGAGACGGTCAACGACATCTCGGAGCGCACGCACCTGCTGGCGCTCAACGCCGCCATCGAGGCGGCCGCGGCCGGCGAGAGCGGGCGCAGCTTCGCGGTGGTGGCCGCGGAGATGAAGCTCCTGGCCGACCAGGCCAAGGCGGCGACCGGTCAGGTGCGGGCGATCCTGGGCGAGATCCAGCGGGGCATCAACACGTCGGTGATGCTGACCGAGGAGGCGGTCAAGCGCGCGGCGGCGGGCAAGACGCGCTCGGACACGACGCAGCGCACGATCGAGGAGATCACCGCGCGGGTGGAGGAGAACGTGCAGACGTTCCAGCAGATCGTGGCCTCGACCAACCAGCAGCAGCTGGGCATCGAGCAGGTAATGGGGGCGTTGCAGAACATCCGCCAGGCCAGCCAGCAGACGGCCGCCGGCACCCGGCAGGTCGAGGCCGCGTCCGCCAACCTCACCGAGCTCGCCCAGGCCCTCATGGCCCTGGCCGAACGCTACCGGCACTGAGGCGGGCACCCCGTTGGCCGAGGATATCCGCAAGCTCCTGCTCGCCGCCTTCGACGTCGAGCACCGGGAGCACGTGGCGGCGATCCGCGGGGCGCTCGGCAGCGCCACGCCGGACTGGAACGACGTCTTCCGCCGCGCCCACAGCCTGAAGGGAGCCTCCCGCGCCGTCGACCTTCCGGCAGTCGAGGCGGTGGCCCACCGTCTCGAGACTCTGTTCGAGGGCGTGCGGACCGGCGCCACCGCCCTCGATCGCGAGGCGGCCAACGCCGTCCACCTCGCCCTCGACCGGATCGAGTCGTACGTCGCCGGCCTCACCGATGGCGCCGGTCCGGACATGCCGTCCGACGCCCTGGCGGCCCTCGGCCGTGTCCTCCGGCTCCCGGGCGAGGCGCAGCCGGCGCCCTCGCCAGCTCCATCACCCGCTCCACCGCCAGCACCACAGGCCGCTCCGTCGCCGGATCCGACGCCGAGCCCGGCACCGCGTCCGCCCGCCGCGCCGTCATCCCCGCCGGCCGCGACCGCACCGCCGGCGCCGGCCGCCCCCGCGCCGAAGCCCGGCCCCGAGCCGGCGGAGGCTTCCGCGGCGATCCTGCGGGTGCCGGCCGACGCCGTCGAGGCGCTGGCCCGGGCGAGCCACGATCTCGCCAGCACCCTGGCGGGCCAGGCGCCCGCGGCCGACGGGCTCGCCCGGCTCGCCCGGCTCGCCCGCGACCTGCGCGTCGGCGCCGAGGCGCTCGCGGCCGGGGCCGGCGCGGAGCGGCCCGAGTGGCGCGCCCTCGCGGCGCGCGCGGGCGCCTTCGCCCGGGAGGCCGCGGACCTGTCGCGGCGCCAGGCCTCCGCGATGAGCGCGGTCGAGGGTGCCGCGACCCGCGTCCGCGCCGCGGCCGAGCGCCTCGCCCTGGTCCCGGCCGAGACCGTCCTGGCCCCCCTCGCCCGGTCGCTGCGCGAGACCGCCCGGGAGCAGGGCCGCGAGGTCGATCTCGACCTGCGGGGCCTCGATCTGCCGGTGGAGCGCGGCACGCTGCAGGCCCTGAAGGATCCGCTGCTCCACGCCCTTCGCAACGCCCTCAGCCACGGCTGGCAGGCGCCGGAGGTGCGGCGCGCGGCCGGCAAGCCGGAGGCCCTGGGCCTCGGCCTGGAGGTCGCGGTGCGCGGCTCCCGCCTCCAGGTCACCGTGTTCGACGACGGGCCCGGCCCGGACCTCGCCCGGATCGAGGCGGCGGCCCGCGAGCGCGGCCTCCTCGCCCCCGGTTCCGCCGCGGAACCCGACACCCTGCTGCGCCTCGTGTTCGAGCCCGGCTTCTCCACCGCCGAGGCGGTCGACACGCTGTCGGGGCGCGGCTACGGCCTCTCGGTGGCCGCCGACGCCGCCCGCCAGCTCATGGGCAGCGTCCGCCTGGAGCCGCGCGACCCGGCAGGCACCGCCCTGATCTTCAGCCTGCCGCTCTCGGCGGCCCGGCGCAGCCTGCTGCTGGTCGAGGCGGCCGGGCGCAGCTACGCGCTCCCCGGGGGCGCCGTGGAGCGCCTCCTGCGCCTGAAGCGCGGCGAGCTGCCCGTCGCCATGGGCCGGACGATCGTCCGCCTCGGGGACGGGGAGGCCGCGACGAGCCACCCGGTGACGGATCTCGCCGCGATCCTCGGACAGGTCGCCGATCCGGCCGATCCCGGCACGCTGACCGCCGTGGTGCTGCGGACCGGCGGCGGCCGTCTGGCCCTGGCGGTCGACCGCCTGCACGACGTCCGCCCGTTCCTGGTCCTGCCCGCGCCGGATTTCGGCGCCGATCCGGGGCTGATCGCCGGCACGGCGGTGCTGCACGGGGACGTGCCGGTGCTCGTCCTCGACCCCGAGGGGCTCGCGGCGCGCGCCCAGGCCGGAATCTCGGGCAGTTCGCTCGGAACGATGGCGCCGGCTCCACGTTCGACGACTCACGCCACGCCAGGCGCGTCCGCGCGCGCGACGATCCTGGTCGTCGACGATTCGATCACCACCCGGACTTTGGAGAAGGGAATCTTGGAAGCCGCCGGCTACCGCGTGGTC from Methylobacterium radiotolerans JCM 2831 includes the following:
- a CDS encoding DeoR/GlpR family DNA-binding transcription regulator — its product is MSRPLDRRSDDRIEATGVEGRRSAIVASVRQRGFVTIEALAAQFGVTVQTIRRDLNELSAEGRLERYRGGGGLPSSVENIDYADRRVTLLPEKSRIGRLAASRIPSHCSVFINIGTTPEAVARELARHDDLSIITNNLNVAISLAETTEFRIVVAGGTVRNRDGAVLGQLTCDTLSQFRVDVAVIGISGIDGDGALLDYDYEEVRATQTILAHARKTFLVADHTKFTRRPMVQVGRLEQVDTFFTDRPPPAEIVALMERQGVTLAVADGAAEP
- a CDS encoding chemotaxis protein CheW, yielding MASSGSAYLLLDVAGTACALPRGAVAEILPLPDLHAPPASGGWLTGFLNLGGTPVPVVDLAALLGLRPAVAAPGLYAHLVLMQGGAVAYLVDRAADLTIVSESAIRQAEAADTLNGCVAAELVLGARLVHALAPERLLTVQEQVRVDALARAAAERLAALPHAV
- a CDS encoding CheR family methyltransferase, whose product is MARPGNPRPDLGVDPAYPPLKARIIARTGHHYYIDKDELLIERLHRRFRAAAVADCAAYAALLSSGAEGEAEWARLEAEITVGETFFFRYAEQFNALRATILPALIAARASERVLRIWSAGCSTGAEPYSLAILVHELLGDARSDWRVSILGTDISVEALATARAAEYGRWALRTMPPEDRLRYFTRLPAAPGIRREGGYALRPEYRGSVRFERGNLLNLVEPGPPQGEPFDLILCRNVLIYFDARTVAAVVRGLGRRLRPEGWLLLGHAEPSPAFASFLDAVSLPGTVAYRPRADAPPVALPGTPVPDPAPSTGQVPGPPARDPGPGASAGASSGVSGAGLPDATVVPAPDPVAAPGTAPVPDAPGTRDHGAVLDEACDLDRIRALADSGETGAAWRALRAALDRDPTDTALRFYEGLLARTLGRDAEAERALRAALYLDRSFVMAHYHLGLLLIALQRPSEAVRALDNAVALSQALGPDTALPEGDGASAGEIAASAAAARAALGGVGSRRS
- a CDS encoding chemotaxis protein CheW, with protein sequence MGARPSAQDGRQRTRPERDLRAERAAALARRGAVAVATDSGDDHLVCACGGERYGVPLAAVAQVLPSRPSTPMPGAVPALDGLIALSGRIVGVLSLARALGRPEPASDAEAAAGHLIVLRGVHPQPLALAVDRVLGIARASGAAAAEAADPDRLGNEAASVYAPGSGAAGDGRPDFVVIDLPRLLRRALP
- a CDS encoding methyl-accepting chemotaxis protein, whose translation is MSLSIGKRILLGFFAVTVVVVALGLYALEQIGAVRDTTDAIVRRDMTILRQLDDLGNEARDLGLLRRTAVIAMLMQAQGRTTQGGDTLAAWRQTAAQVENRLATTIQLAAQYRTQVVSAERVAAWDRIAAAATAVQGSFREVKAQGEAQFAAIAQQDVAAVEARNAEITRLQAPFLEGIKNLRTQLDGGMALGQRAAQEVYDRSRLSIYLTLAAAVLLATLITWLISRAVVRPLETVMAFVARVGEGDLSGQLAAGGRDEIGRLSTTLNTMVAGLSDLARTNRAATADLNAAAAEIRASAQEQAASVEQQFAAVQETAATVDEITHSGAQISKRATEVIATAQATAQTSRQGLRAVSDTAKAMDAIREQAEAVAGNIVSLSEKTQTIGDIIETVNDISERTHLLALNAAIEAAAAGESGRSFAVVAAEMKLLADQAKAATGQVRAILGEIQRGINTSVMLTEEAVKRAAAGKTRSDTTQRTIEEITARVEENVQTFQQIVASTNQQQLGIEQVMGALQNIRQASQQTAAGTRQVEAASANLTELAQALMALAERYRH